In Burkholderia savannae, one genomic interval encodes:
- a CDS encoding Fe(3+) ABC transporter substrate-binding protein, with amino-acid sequence MFLKPVRPPLRALALAFALAAAPAAHAANEVNLYTTREPKLIQPLVDAFAKQSGIAVNTVFVKDGLLERVKAEGARSPADVLMTVDIGNLLDLVDGGLTQAVRSRSLDDAIPANLRGAGGDWYALSLRDRVLYVDKNMKLDAITYESLADPTWKGKVCIRSGQHPYNTALVAAMIAHDGEAATEKWLRGVKANLARKATGGDRDVARDILGGICDVGLANAYYVGHMKHAEPGTDARKWGDAIKVVRPTFANAKSGGTHVNVSGAAVAKHAPNRDNAVKLLEYLASPPAQALYAQANYEYPVRAGVALDPVIAGFGPLKVDPLPLVEIAKYRKRASQLVDKVGFDN; translated from the coding sequence ATGTTCCTGAAGCCAGTCCGTCCGCCGCTGCGCGCGCTCGCACTCGCGTTTGCGCTCGCCGCCGCGCCCGCCGCGCACGCCGCGAACGAAGTCAACCTGTACACGACCCGCGAGCCGAAGCTGATCCAGCCGCTCGTCGACGCGTTCGCGAAGCAGAGCGGCATCGCCGTCAACACGGTGTTCGTCAAGGACGGCCTGCTCGAGCGTGTGAAGGCGGAAGGCGCGCGCTCGCCGGCCGACGTGCTGATGACGGTCGACATCGGCAACCTGCTCGACCTCGTCGACGGCGGGCTCACTCAAGCGGTGCGCTCGCGCTCGCTCGACGACGCGATTCCCGCGAACCTGCGCGGCGCGGGCGGCGACTGGTACGCGCTGTCGCTGCGCGACCGCGTGCTGTACGTCGACAAGAACATGAAGCTCGACGCGATCACGTACGAATCGCTCGCCGATCCGACCTGGAAAGGCAAGGTCTGCATCCGCTCGGGCCAGCATCCGTACAACACCGCGCTCGTCGCCGCGATGATCGCGCACGACGGCGAGGCCGCGACCGAAAAGTGGCTGCGCGGCGTGAAGGCGAATCTCGCGCGCAAGGCGACCGGGGGCGACCGCGACGTCGCGCGCGACATCCTCGGCGGCATCTGCGACGTCGGGCTCGCGAACGCGTACTACGTCGGCCACATGAAGCACGCGGAGCCCGGCACCGACGCGCGCAAGTGGGGCGACGCGATCAAGGTCGTGCGCCCGACGTTCGCGAACGCGAAGAGCGGCGGCACGCACGTCAACGTGAGCGGCGCGGCCGTCGCGAAGCACGCGCCGAACAGGGACAACGCGGTGAAGCTGCTCGAATACCTCGCGTCGCCGCCCGCGCAGGCGCTGTACGCGCAGGCGAATTACGAATACCCGGTGCGCGCGGGCGTCGCGCTCGATCCGGTGATCGCCGGCTTCGGGCCGCTCAAGGTCGATCCGCTGCCGCTCGTCGAGATCGCGAAGTACCGCAAGCGCGCGAGCCAGCTCGTCGACAAGGTCGGCTTTGACAACTGA
- a CDS encoding ABC transporter permease, with the protein MTTDVDAFAARRSRSRSRVDARIRAFVRGIAARGWLAAAAAIAALVATPLVALACAALGADLSHWRHLAEFVLPQAAANTLALLAGVGAIVTCVGTGAAWLVTAYDFPGRRTLAWALLLPLAVPSYIVAFAYLDLLHPIGPVQSALRWALGFDGPREFRLPDLRSLPGAIGVLGFVLYPYVYLCTRAMFVTQSASLVEAARTLGAGRIETFFRVVLPLARPAIAVGASLALLETLNDVGASEFLGVQTLTVSVYTTWVTRSDLASAAQIALAMLAIVLGALALERYGRRRERYAHGRRMRAIEPQRLRGAAAVGAAAAGWLPVVVGFGAPAAYLVHETAKRLHLVGGVSSQLLASLANTLAVALAATVVTLAGGIVVAWATRRARDSARFQPGRICARLASVGYAVPGTVLAIGLLAPLALADRAIAAAFGRDALVLMGSAAALVIAYAIRFLAIPAGGIEAGLARIPASLEQASRTLGESAGMTLWRVHLPLLRPALGASALLVFVDAMKELPATLLLRPLNFDTLATWLYAEAARGTYEEGAVAALAIVAAGLAPVIVLARTQLKSGP; encoded by the coding sequence TTGACAACTGACGTCGACGCCTTCGCCGCGCGCCGCTCGCGTTCGCGTTCGCGCGTGGACGCGCGCATTCGCGCGTTCGTCCGCGGTATCGCTGCGCGCGGCTGGCTCGCCGCCGCGGCGGCGATCGCGGCGCTCGTCGCGACGCCGCTCGTCGCGCTCGCGTGCGCGGCGCTCGGCGCCGATCTGTCGCACTGGCGGCACCTCGCCGAATTCGTGCTGCCGCAAGCCGCGGCAAACACGCTCGCGCTGCTCGCGGGCGTGGGCGCGATCGTCACGTGCGTCGGCACGGGCGCCGCGTGGCTCGTCACCGCGTACGACTTCCCCGGGCGTCGCACGCTCGCGTGGGCGCTGCTGTTGCCGCTCGCGGTGCCGTCGTACATCGTCGCGTTCGCGTATCTCGACCTGCTCCACCCGATCGGCCCCGTGCAGAGCGCGCTGCGCTGGGCGCTCGGCTTCGACGGCCCCCGCGAGTTCCGCCTGCCCGACCTGCGTTCGCTGCCGGGCGCGATCGGCGTGCTCGGCTTCGTGCTGTATCCGTATGTCTATCTGTGCACGCGCGCGATGTTCGTCACGCAATCGGCGAGCCTCGTCGAAGCCGCGCGCACGCTCGGCGCGGGCCGCATCGAAACCTTCTTTCGCGTCGTGCTGCCGCTCGCGCGGCCGGCGATCGCGGTCGGCGCGAGCCTCGCGCTCCTCGAGACGCTGAACGACGTCGGCGCCTCCGAATTCCTCGGCGTGCAGACGCTCACGGTTTCCGTCTACACGACGTGGGTCACGCGCTCCGATCTCGCGAGCGCCGCGCAGATCGCGCTCGCGATGCTCGCGATCGTGCTCGGCGCGCTCGCGCTCGAACGCTACGGCCGCCGCCGCGAGCGCTACGCGCACGGCAGGCGGATGCGCGCGATCGAGCCGCAGCGGCTGCGCGGCGCGGCCGCCGTCGGCGCGGCCGCGGCGGGCTGGCTGCCCGTCGTCGTCGGCTTCGGCGCGCCCGCCGCGTATCTGGTTCACGAAACCGCGAAGCGCCTGCATCTCGTCGGCGGCGTGTCGAGCCAGCTGCTCGCGAGCCTCGCGAACACGCTCGCCGTCGCGCTCGCCGCGACCGTCGTCACGCTCGCGGGCGGGATCGTCGTCGCGTGGGCGACGCGACGCGCGCGCGACAGCGCCCGCTTCCAGCCGGGCCGCATCTGCGCGCGGCTCGCGAGCGTCGGCTACGCGGTGCCGGGCACGGTGCTCGCGATCGGCCTCCTCGCACCGCTCGCGCTCGCCGATCGCGCGATCGCCGCCGCGTTCGGCCGCGACGCGCTCGTGCTGATGGGCTCGGCCGCCGCGCTCGTGATCGCGTACGCGATCCGCTTCCTCGCGATTCCGGCGGGCGGCATCGAGGCCGGCCTCGCGCGGATTCCGGCGTCGCTCGAGCAAGCATCGCGCACGCTCGGCGAATCGGCGGGCATGACGCTCTGGCGCGTGCATCTGCCGCTGCTGCGCCCGGCGCTCGGCGCGAGCGCGCTCCTCGTGTTCGTCGACGCGATGAAGGAGCTGCCCGCGACGCTGCTCCTGCGCCCGCTGAACTTCGACACGCTCGCGACCTGGCTCTACGCGGAAGCCGCGCGCGGCACCTACGAGGAAGGCGCGGTCGCGGCGCTCGCGATCGTCGCGGCGGGCCTCGCGCCCGTGATCGTGCTCGCGCGCACCCAACTGAAATCCGGACCCTGA
- a CDS encoding ABC transporter ATP-binding protein: MLLELNAVTLAYDTPRGRRTVVDRLNLALERGAIGCLLGASGCGKTTVLRAIAGFEPVRAGEIVLAGAPLASRDADVPPEKRRVGMMFQDYALFPHLCAQQNVEFGLRRTPKAQRRARAAQMLELVGLADAANAYPHELSGGQQQRIALARALAPSPELLLLDEPFSNLDVDTRERLAFEVRDILKAAGHTALFVTHNQAEAFALADRIGVIADGRLAQWDAPYNLYHHPASGFVADFVRRDALADERRRALERGR, translated from the coding sequence ATGCTGCTCGAACTGAACGCCGTCACGCTCGCCTACGACACGCCGCGCGGCCGGCGCACGGTCGTCGACCGCCTGAATCTCGCGCTCGAGCGCGGCGCGATCGGCTGCCTGCTCGGCGCGTCCGGCTGCGGCAAGACGACGGTGCTGCGCGCGATCGCCGGCTTCGAGCCGGTGCGCGCGGGCGAAATCGTGCTCGCGGGCGCCCCGCTCGCGAGCCGCGACGCAGACGTGCCGCCCGAAAAGCGCCGCGTCGGCATGATGTTCCAGGATTACGCGCTGTTCCCGCACCTGTGCGCGCAGCAGAACGTCGAGTTCGGGCTGCGCCGCACGCCGAAGGCGCAGCGCCGCGCGCGCGCCGCGCAGATGCTCGAGCTCGTCGGCTTGGCCGATGCGGCGAACGCGTATCCGCACGAGTTGTCGGGCGGCCAGCAGCAGCGGATCGCGCTCGCCCGCGCGCTCGCGCCGTCGCCGGAGCTGCTGCTGCTCGACGAGCCCTTTTCGAATCTCGACGTCGACACCCGCGAGCGGCTCGCGTTCGAAGTGCGCGACATCCTGAAGGCGGCGGGCCACACGGCGCTCTTCGTCACGCACAATCAGGCGGAAGCGTTCGCGCTCGCGGACCGCATCGGCGTGATCGCCGACGGCCGGCTCGCACAGTGGGACGCGCCGTACAACCTCTATCACCATCCGGCGAGCGGGTTCGTCGCGGATTTCGTGCGGCGCGACGCGCTTGCCGACGAGCGCCGGCGCGCGCTCGAGCGGGGGCGTTGA
- a CDS encoding Lrp/AsnC family transcriptional regulator: MDAIDRKLLELLQEDATLPIAELAQRVNLSQTPCWKRIQRLKEAGAIRAQVALCDPRKLGVGTTVFVAVRTNQHTEEWAARFTQVVRDMPEVVEVYRMSGETDYLLRVVVADIDDYDRIYKKLIRSVPLFDVSSSFAMEQIKYSTALPVRDGDAR, translated from the coding sequence ATGGACGCGATCGATCGTAAGTTGCTCGAGCTGCTGCAGGAGGACGCGACGCTGCCGATCGCGGAACTCGCGCAGCGCGTGAATCTGTCGCAGACGCCGTGCTGGAAGCGGATTCAGCGGCTCAAGGAGGCGGGCGCGATTCGCGCGCAGGTCGCGCTGTGCGATCCGCGCAAGCTCGGCGTCGGCACGACGGTGTTCGTCGCGGTGCGCACGAACCAGCACACCGAGGAGTGGGCGGCGCGCTTCACGCAGGTCGTGCGCGACATGCCGGAAGTCGTCGAGGTCTACCGGATGAGCGGGGAGACGGACTATCTGCTGCGCGTAGTCGTCGCCGACATCGACGACTACGACCGCATCTACAAGAAGCTGATCCGCTCGGTGCCGCTCTTCGACGTGAGCTCGTCGTTCGCGATGGAGCAGATCAAGTACTCGACCGCGCTGCCCGTGCGCGACGGCGACGCGCGCTGA
- a CDS encoding cysteine dioxygenase family protein has product MNHAASFLPHAPDAHPKPRERAPSAIERFCARLDAAFDSLARESAPSRHPAFARELRIALAQAAATPDFLTPAQRESGAAGYRRHLLAADPGGRYAVVSLVWEPGQWSPVHGHHAWCGYAVLEGKLTEIVYRWNDAACCAVDARRHARPTGAVSYVRAGREAIHRLGHAGAPADAPAISLHVYGVAGERVATHVNDVVAAGAGAHA; this is encoded by the coding sequence ATGAATCACGCCGCCTCTTTTCTCCCGCACGCGCCGGATGCGCATCCGAAACCGCGCGAGCGCGCGCCGTCGGCGATCGAGCGTTTCTGCGCGCGGCTCGACGCGGCGTTCGACTCGCTCGCCCGAGAGTCCGCGCCCTCCCGCCATCCGGCGTTCGCGCGCGAGTTGCGCATCGCGCTCGCGCAAGCCGCCGCGACGCCCGACTTCCTCACGCCCGCGCAACGCGAGAGCGGCGCGGCGGGCTATCGGCGCCATTTGCTTGCCGCCGATCCGGGCGGCCGCTATGCGGTCGTGTCGCTCGTCTGGGAGCCGGGCCAATGGAGCCCGGTGCACGGCCATCATGCGTGGTGCGGCTATGCGGTGCTGGAAGGCAAGCTGACCGAGATCGTCTACCGCTGGAACGATGCGGCCTGCTGCGCGGTCGACGCGCGCAGGCACGCGCGGCCGACGGGCGCGGTGTCGTACGTCCGCGCGGGGCGCGAGGCCATTCACCGGCTCGGGCACGCGGGCGCGCCGGCCGACGCGCCCGCGATCTCGCTGCACGTGTACGGCGTGGCGGGCGAACGGGTGGCGACGCACGTAAACGACGTCGTCGCGGCCGGCGCCGGCGCGCATGCCTGA
- a CDS encoding mechanosensitive ion channel family protein, giving the protein MPISPRSLFARGAAVVLAALAACPSIASRPSGRRSTPSSARAAALALAAVGFALAVAPFAARAATNPGLATFQKLIAPAAASDAAAPASGASAAASASAAAPSPASAAEIARSFDSVIRMLDNDRQRTQLVAQLKQLRSVALVAQAGQAASAPAAASGAAGAGLLGAIASGMASVEASLRERDTPLRYWSARFRAAGRELYGLASGAGPQPSTRILLDLVLMLAGWLACAALLIWAQHGFWARHGVAVKLDPNPSAKEMLIFALRRVGPWIVSFVAVLAIARGLPDSLGRTLALVAAYAIVSGSVFASLCLIMFALFSSGHRRAAGRVLIARSWRLLRLIGAFGALGDAALNRDVAWQLGLDLSSLVSTASSMTAAVLCACFAVAYRRPVAHLIRNRSHAQRTGHRATTEMADFAATLWPAPVLVLAFAAVAGTLLVSRSSSDLLRTSIVSALLLVLAFFLSAVVLRVTRPNPVHRKRRHRSVYVARLVRFAGSLATLFIWLGYVELTSRLWGISLARIVEHSVAARGIAQAVTAIVVTLFVAWLAWIVVDTAILEALSSATSRGKARNPSVRARTMLPLVRNVAFVTIVTVAAIVTAANLGINVTPLLAGAGVIGLAVGFGAQSLVSDLITGLFIIVEDTISVGDWIDVDGGHAGTVEHLTIRTVRLRDGQGALHSIPFSQIKIVKNLSRDYGCAVFEVRAPFSADLDQVTRLIRDAGADLWSDGAVRRLMLGAVEVWGLDRFEPNWMIVKGQIRTRPQQQSTVMRAFNARIKRRMDDAGIEIPLPQMHVYSTTAGGAAAEDATREDARDPARDARDDMGRGGEGRAAGAEGSGGKRTDARAAAAGERGAKGV; this is encoded by the coding sequence ATGCCGATTTCGCCTCGCTCGCTCTTCGCGCGCGGCGCCGCCGTCGTTCTCGCCGCGCTCGCCGCTTGCCCGTCGATCGCATCGCGGCCGAGCGGGCGGCGATCGACCCCGTCGAGCGCACGCGCCGCCGCGCTCGCGCTCGCCGCCGTCGGCTTCGCGCTCGCCGTCGCGCCGTTCGCCGCGCGAGCGGCGACCAATCCGGGCCTCGCCACCTTCCAGAAGCTGATCGCGCCCGCCGCCGCGTCGGACGCCGCCGCGCCGGCATCGGGCGCCTCAGCCGCGGCGAGCGCGTCGGCGGCCGCGCCGTCGCCGGCGAGCGCCGCCGAGATCGCGCGCTCGTTCGACTCGGTGATCCGCATGCTCGACAACGACCGGCAGCGTACGCAGCTCGTCGCGCAGCTCAAGCAATTGCGCAGCGTGGCGCTCGTCGCGCAGGCCGGGCAGGCCGCATCGGCACCGGCGGCGGCGTCCGGCGCGGCGGGCGCGGGGCTTCTCGGCGCGATCGCGTCGGGGATGGCGTCCGTCGAGGCGAGCCTGCGCGAGCGCGACACGCCGCTGCGCTACTGGTCCGCGCGCTTTCGCGCGGCGGGCCGCGAGCTCTACGGGCTCGCGAGCGGCGCGGGCCCGCAGCCGAGCACGCGAATCCTGCTCGATCTCGTGCTGATGCTGGCCGGCTGGCTCGCGTGCGCGGCGCTGTTGATCTGGGCGCAGCACGGTTTCTGGGCGCGCCACGGCGTCGCGGTCAAGCTCGATCCGAATCCGAGCGCGAAGGAGATGCTGATCTTCGCGTTGCGGCGCGTCGGGCCGTGGATCGTGTCGTTCGTCGCCGTGCTCGCGATCGCGCGCGGGCTGCCCGATTCGCTCGGCCGCACGCTCGCGCTCGTCGCCGCGTACGCGATCGTGTCGGGCTCGGTGTTCGCGTCGCTGTGCCTCATCATGTTCGCGCTGTTCAGCTCGGGCCACCGCCGCGCGGCGGGGCGCGTGCTGATCGCGCGCTCGTGGCGGCTGCTGCGCCTGATCGGCGCGTTCGGCGCGCTCGGCGACGCGGCGCTCAACCGCGACGTCGCGTGGCAGCTCGGCCTCGACCTGTCGAGCCTCGTGTCGACCGCGTCGAGCATGACGGCCGCCGTGCTCTGTGCGTGCTTCGCGGTCGCATACCGGCGGCCCGTCGCGCACCTGATCCGCAACCGCAGCCATGCGCAGCGCACGGGGCATCGCGCGACGACGGAGATGGCCGACTTCGCGGCCACGCTCTGGCCCGCGCCCGTGCTGGTGCTCGCGTTCGCGGCGGTCGCCGGCACGCTGCTCGTCAGCCGTTCGTCGTCCGATCTGCTGCGCACCTCGATCGTGAGCGCGCTGCTGCTCGTGCTCGCGTTCTTCCTGTCGGCCGTCGTGCTGCGCGTCACGCGCCCGAATCCGGTCCACCGCAAGCGGCGCCACCGCTCCGTGTACGTCGCGCGGCTCGTGCGCTTCGCGGGCTCGCTCGCGACGCTCTTCATCTGGCTCGGCTACGTCGAGCTCACGTCGCGTCTGTGGGGCATCTCGCTCGCGCGGATCGTCGAGCACAGCGTCGCCGCGCGCGGGATCGCGCAGGCGGTGACGGCGATCGTCGTCACGCTGTTCGTCGCGTGGCTCGCGTGGATCGTCGTCGACACCGCGATCCTCGAGGCGCTCAGCTCGGCGACTTCGCGCGGCAAGGCCCGCAATCCGAGCGTGCGCGCGCGCACGATGCTGCCGCTCGTGCGCAACGTCGCATTCGTGACGATCGTCACCGTCGCCGCGATCGTCACGGCGGCGAACCTCGGCATCAACGTGACGCCGCTCCTCGCCGGCGCGGGCGTGATCGGCCTCGCGGTCGGCTTCGGCGCGCAGTCGCTCGTGTCGGATCTCATCACCGGGCTTTTCATCATCGTCGAGGACACGATTTCGGTCGGGGACTGGATCGACGTGGACGGCGGCCACGCGGGCACCGTCGAGCATCTGACGATCCGCACGGTGCGGCTGCGCGACGGGCAGGGCGCGCTGCATTCGATTCCGTTCTCGCAGATCAAGATCGTCAAGAACCTGTCGCGCGACTACGGCTGCGCGGTGTTCGAAGTGCGCGCGCCGTTCTCGGCGGATCTCGACCAGGTGACGCGGCTGATTCGCGACGCGGGCGCGGATCTGTGGAGCGACGGCGCGGTGCGCCGGCTGATGCTCGGCGCGGTCGAAGTGTGGGGGCTCGACCGCTTCGAGCCGAACTGGATGATCGTCAAAGGGCAGATCCGCACGCGGCCGCAGCAGCAGTCGACCGTGATGCGCGCGTTCAACGCGCGCATCAAGCGGCGGATGGACGACGCCGGCATCGAGATTCCGCTGCCGCAGATGCACGTGTATTCGACGACGGCGGGCGGCGCCGCGGCCGAGGACGCGACGCGCGAAGATGCGCGCGATCCGGCGCGCGACGCGCGCGACGATATGGGGCGCGGCGGCGAAGGGCGGGCCGCTGGCGCCGAAGGCAGCGGCGGGAAGCGCACCGATGCCCGGGCAGCGGCAGCGGGCGAGCGGGGCGCGAAAGGTGTGTGA
- a CDS encoding NAD(P)-dependent oxidoreductase, which translates to MTQRTLKIALFGATGMIGSRIAAEAARRGHQVTALSRNPAAGAQNVTVKAADLFDPASIAAALAGQDVVASAYGPKQEDASKVAAAVRALVEGARKAGVKRVVVVGGAGTLEVAPGKQLVDAEGFPDAYKAVALAHRDAYDYLASVQDLDWTFFSPAALIAPGERTGQFRTGEGKLIVDADGNSKISVEDYAVAFVDEIEQSRFVRQAATVAY; encoded by the coding sequence ATGACGCAACGTACTTTGAAAATCGCTTTGTTCGGCGCAACCGGCATGATCGGCTCGCGAATCGCGGCCGAGGCGGCGCGACGCGGCCACCAGGTGACGGCGCTGTCGCGCAACCCGGCGGCGGGCGCGCAGAACGTCACCGTGAAGGCGGCCGACCTGTTCGATCCGGCGAGCATCGCCGCCGCGCTCGCGGGGCAGGACGTCGTCGCGAGCGCCTACGGCCCGAAGCAGGAGGACGCGTCGAAGGTCGCCGCCGCCGTGCGGGCGCTCGTCGAGGGCGCGCGCAAGGCGGGCGTGAAGCGCGTCGTCGTGGTGGGCGGCGCGGGTACGCTGGAAGTCGCGCCCGGCAAGCAGCTTGTCGATGCCGAGGGCTTCCCGGACGCGTACAAGGCCGTCGCGCTCGCGCACCGCGACGCGTACGACTACCTGGCGAGCGTGCAGGACCTCGACTGGACGTTCTTCTCGCCCGCCGCGCTGATCGCGCCCGGCGAGCGCACCGGCCAGTTCCGCACGGGCGAGGGCAAGCTGATTGTCGACGCCGACGGCAACAGCAAGATCTCGGTCGAAGACTACGCGGTCGCGTTCGTCGACGAGATCGAACAGAGCCGCTTCGTGCGCCAGGCCGCGACGGTCGCGTACTGA
- a CDS encoding Rrf2 family transcriptional regulator translates to MNTSSRFAFAVHVLALLSMQEGVPLSSDVIAGSVNTNPALIRRLLSMLAAAGLTTSQLGAGGGALLAREPSGITLLDVYRAVDDAQLFALHREAPNPACLVGRHIQGALTGYIGDAQRAMEASLATRTLADVSADVLRSEASGQPGGARQTSA, encoded by the coding sequence ATGAATACGAGCAGCCGGTTCGCGTTTGCCGTTCACGTGCTCGCGCTGTTGTCGATGCAGGAAGGCGTGCCGCTGTCGTCTGACGTGATTGCGGGCAGCGTGAACACGAATCCGGCGTTGATTCGCCGCCTGCTGTCGATGCTGGCGGCGGCGGGGCTCACGACGTCGCAACTCGGCGCGGGCGGCGGCGCGCTGCTGGCGCGCGAGCCGTCGGGCATCACGCTGCTCGACGTCTACCGGGCGGTCGACGATGCGCAGCTCTTCGCGCTGCACCGCGAGGCGCCGAATCCGGCCTGCCTCGTCGGGCGGCACATCCAGGGCGCGCTGACGGGCTACATCGGCGACGCGCAGCGGGCGATGGAGGCCTCGCTCGCGACGCGCACGCTCGCCGACGTGTCGGCCGACGTGCTGCGCTCGGAGGCGTCCGGGCAGCCGGGCGGGGCGCGGCAGACGAGCGCGTGA